Proteins from a single region of Phycisphaeraceae bacterium D3-23:
- a CDS encoding S41 family peptidase codes for MPRPTLFALSMTAALAACSTGSSPANGKLAKQDHPLADQPVALPNAKPAGSVDLPRHPAISPDGQTVTFSWRGDLWRVPAQGGTAQRLTAHPGNDSTSVWSPDGTQIAFNSDRSGYGNVHLMDADGGNVTQITHEDHFLWLHDWSPAGEGDRLTVAGYVEGDVHRAPRPYSVSIHGGPIARLHDAFGRQSAVSPDGKHVVFVRGGSSWNRPFIVNSDNRDLWVYDTDAGTFTQLTDNLGNDGRPKWIDNDTVAYLSARPPARVNLYRIDLGQDDDNATALTAFSDDDVRGFDVARDGSMAVVQVWDTLYTVDLTQPGAQPAAVTINAPADLDDTVAVEALAGESDEAALSPDGKVMATTIHGDLFIRTVDSEDPPQRITNTAAREMTPVWSPDGVSLYFVSDTDGTLSIYQANVTLTREAVEAALKPAEVEEEAEETEEAEENETAEDAEDAEQGAEDATDASHAAEGEEENADEADTDEQGDDEDAEEEAEEDAGPDPADWHGALRFEITPVVQTAHHDSDPSPAPDGTTLAFRRGNGDVYLLDLATGEERLFLESWDTGMHWSWSPDSTHLALSYEDQDHNADIWVGPADGSAELVNITKHPAGDYLPSWSADGRILAFTSFRNDDQGDVFAVYLDEDLETYTAQQLSDYYEEAGNAAKKLEPLGTGRLSDQSEEVEPDEPAFTLALDDAYLRLRRLTRSSGTEWNVRILPSGGQVAYTRGSTAYVVGWDGSGEKQVAEGVDPQHLSLTGNALVALRRGTPATLAIPGGSATDVSFPGTIRVDRHAANRQRFIEASRAISMQFYDPTYKGMDWDAITQKYTRLAERAWTPDEFNDIANQYLGLLDASHMGIRTPAPANPVRQANGYLGARYERTDAGFEIVEIYDQTPAAEGLMRLHVGDVITHIDFEPLEASDTVNARLVGRVNRETAITVLRSPEHLPARPGHFSDQEDPAENEENPDNPPENQDPNAPREVILLITPISHGQLENLRYDNWQLNNKALVNEWSDGQLGYIHIRSMGAASLADFERDLYAACEGKLGMVVDVRDNGGGWTTDRLLASIMTRRHAYTVPRGADPTRTNSYPNDRLFIARYNLPMNALCNEKSFSNAEIFSHAFKTLERGTLVGNTTAGGVISTGSYSLLDGTTVRIPFRGWYLTDGTDMENNGAEPDLMVIQTPEHEAANEDPQLQAAVEDLLGRIGE; via the coding sequence GTGCCACGACCGACGCTATTCGCCCTCTCGATGACCGCCGCCCTCGCCGCCTGTTCGACGGGCAGTTCACCCGCCAACGGCAAACTTGCCAAGCAAGACCACCCGCTTGCCGACCAGCCCGTCGCCCTGCCCAACGCCAAGCCCGCCGGGTCGGTCGACCTCCCACGCCACCCCGCGATCAGCCCCGACGGCCAGACGGTCACCTTCTCGTGGCGCGGCGACCTCTGGCGCGTCCCCGCCCAAGGCGGCACCGCGCAGCGACTCACCGCACACCCCGGCAACGACTCCACCAGCGTCTGGAGCCCCGACGGCACACAGATCGCCTTCAACTCCGACCGCTCGGGCTACGGCAACGTCCACCTCATGGACGCCGACGGCGGGAACGTCACCCAAATCACACACGAAGACCACTTCCTCTGGCTCCACGACTGGTCCCCCGCCGGCGAAGGCGACCGGCTCACCGTCGCGGGCTACGTCGAGGGCGATGTCCACCGCGCGCCAAGGCCCTACAGCGTCTCCATCCATGGCGGGCCCATCGCGCGGCTCCACGACGCGTTTGGCCGACAGAGCGCCGTCAGCCCGGACGGCAAGCATGTCGTCTTCGTGCGCGGCGGGTCGTCGTGGAACCGGCCCTTCATCGTCAACTCCGACAACCGCGACCTCTGGGTCTACGACACGGACGCCGGCACGTTCACCCAGCTCACCGACAACCTCGGCAACGACGGCCGACCCAAGTGGATCGACAACGACACCGTCGCCTACCTGTCGGCACGTCCACCCGCGCGCGTCAACCTCTACCGGATCGACCTGGGCCAGGACGACGACAACGCGACCGCGCTGACCGCGTTTAGCGATGATGATGTGCGCGGGTTCGATGTCGCGCGCGACGGCTCGATGGCTGTGGTGCAGGTGTGGGACACGCTGTACACCGTCGATCTGACGCAGCCCGGCGCGCAGCCCGCTGCCGTGACGATCAACGCACCGGCCGACCTCGACGACACCGTCGCGGTCGAGGCCCTCGCCGGCGAAAGCGACGAGGCCGCGCTCTCGCCCGACGGCAAGGTCATGGCCACCACGATCCACGGCGACCTCTTCATCCGCACCGTCGATAGCGAAGACCCGCCCCAGCGCATCACCAACACCGCCGCCCGCGAGATGACCCCCGTCTGGTCGCCCGACGGCGTCTCGCTCTACTTCGTCTCCGACACCGACGGCACACTCAGCATCTACCAAGCCAACGTCACCCTCACCCGCGAAGCAGTCGAAGCCGCACTCAAGCCGGCGGAAGTCGAGGAAGAAGCGGAAGAGACGGAAGAGGCGGAGGAAAATGAAACCGCGGAGGACGCCGAGGACGCAGAGCAAGGCGCGGAGGACGCAACCGACGCGTCGCACGCGGCGGAAGGCGAAGAAGAAAACGCTGACGAAGCCGACACGGACGAACAAGGCGATGACGAAGACGCGGAAGAAGAAGCCGAGGAAGACGCCGGCCCCGACCCCGCCGACTGGCACGGCGCACTACGCTTCGAGATCACCCCCGTTGTCCAGACCGCGCACCACGACAGCGACCCCTCCCCCGCGCCCGACGGGACGACCCTCGCGTTCCGGCGCGGCAACGGCGATGTCTACCTCCTCGACCTTGCCACCGGCGAAGAACGACTGTTCCTCGAATCATGGGACACCGGCATGCACTGGAGCTGGAGCCCCGACAGCACGCACCTCGCGCTGAGCTACGAAGACCAGGACCACAACGCCGACATCTGGGTCGGCCCCGCCGACGGCAGCGCCGAACTGGTCAACATCACCAAGCACCCGGCGGGCGACTACCTGCCCTCGTGGTCCGCCGACGGCCGAATCCTCGCGTTCACTTCGTTCCGAAACGACGACCAGGGCGACGTCTTCGCCGTGTACCTCGACGAAGACCTCGAGACCTACACCGCCCAGCAGCTCTCCGACTACTACGAAGAAGCGGGGAACGCAGCGAAAAAACTCGAACCGCTAGGGACTGGTCGCTTAAGCGACCAGTCCGAGGAGGTTGAACCTGACGAACCCGCATTCACCCTCGCGCTCGACGACGCCTACCTCCGCCTGCGCCGCCTGACCCGCAGCAGCGGCACGGAGTGGAACGTCCGCATCCTCCCCTCGGGCGGGCAGGTCGCCTACACCCGAGGCAGCACCGCGTACGTCGTCGGATGGGACGGCAGCGGCGAGAAGCAGGTCGCCGAGGGCGTCGACCCCCAGCACCTTTCGCTCACCGGCAATGCGCTCGTCGCGCTGCGCCGCGGCACGCCCGCCACCCTCGCGATCCCGGGCGGCAGCGCGACCGATGTCAGCTTCCCCGGCACGATCCGCGTCGATCGGCACGCCGCCAACCGCCAACGCTTCATCGAGGCCAGCCGCGCGATCAGCATGCAGTTCTACGACCCGACCTACAAGGGCATGGACTGGGACGCCATCACGCAGAAGTACACCCGGCTCGCCGAGCGCGCCTGGACACCCGACGAGTTCAACGACATCGCCAACCAGTACCTCGGCCTGCTCGACGCCTCGCACATGGGCATCCGAACGCCCGCCCCCGCCAACCCCGTCCGGCAGGCCAACGGCTACCTCGGCGCACGCTACGAGCGCACCGACGCCGGCTTCGAAATCGTCGAGATCTACGACCAGACCCCCGCGGCCGAGGGCCTCATGCGCCTCCACGTCGGCGACGTCATCACCCACATCGACTTCGAGCCGCTCGAAGCAAGCGACACCGTCAACGCAAGACTCGTCGGCCGCGTCAACCGCGAAACCGCGATCACCGTCCTCCGCTCCCCCGAGCACCTCCCCGCCCGGCCTGGTCACTTTAGTGACCAGGAAGACCCCGCAGAAAACGAAGAAAACCCCGACAACCCACCCGAAAACCAAGACCCCAACGCCCCACGCGAAGTCATCCTCCTCATCACCCCCATCAGCCACGGCCAGCTCGAAAACCTCCGCTACGACAACTGGCAGCTCAACAACAAAGCGCTCGTCAACGAATGGTCCGACGGCCAACTCGGCTACATCCACATCCGCTCGATGGGCGCGGCCTCGCTCGCCGACTTCGAACGCGACCTCTACGCCGCCTGCGAGGGCAAGCTCGGCATGGTCGTCGACGTCCGCGACAACGGCGGGGGCTGGACCACCGACCGGCTGCTCGCCTCGATCATGACCCGCCGACACGCCTACACCGTCCCCCGCGGCGCGGACCCCACCCGTACCAACTCGTACCCCAACGACCGGCTATTCATCGCGCGCTACAACCTCCCCATGAACGCGCTATGCAACGAGAAATCCTTCTCCAACGCCGAGATCTTCTCGCACGCCTTCAAGACGCTCGAGCGCGGCACCCTCGTCGGCAACACCACCGCCGGCGGCGTGATCTCGACGGGCAGCTACTCCCTGCTCGACGGCACCACCGTCCGCATCCCCTTCCGCGGCTGGTACCTCACCGACGGCACGGACATGGAGAACAACGGCGCCGAGCCCGACCTCATGGTGATCCAAACCCCCGAACACGAAGCCGCCAACGAAGACCCGCAGCTCCAGGCCGCCGTCGAAGACCTGCTCGGGCGGATCGGGGAGTGA
- a CDS encoding DUF5718 family protein codes for MDLSHMMALWLAGQSPGVAPGGCAVLYAPAGEGEKKDGASLAGLVYPFSLERWVLPSDREWAMRAGVGLIGELEYGPDGLAGFVPRLFSAVQVGASGFGSRDSGGDGAGTIGAQVNRGAGSIGLSDRLAFVDRFDAGAEGVLSRARVVGFVERGGGVTQSCADIAVSSFPVMFEKLVDYLRFVVSAQVAGNGYDDVAGALAKSDRPTHAVVVAGLAPVDPHLRGAQARLEAGDICHSIVYDDAAASLEAIARALRAGDMQGVLSAEGVSWLRQEVGN; via the coding sequence ATGGACTTGTCGCACATGATGGCGTTGTGGTTGGCGGGGCAGTCGCCGGGCGTTGCGCCCGGGGGGTGTGCGGTGCTGTATGCGCCTGCGGGTGAGGGGGAGAAGAAGGATGGCGCGAGTCTTGCGGGGCTGGTGTATCCGTTTTCGTTGGAGCGGTGGGTGCTGCCAAGCGATCGCGAGTGGGCCATGCGCGCGGGGGTGGGGCTGATCGGGGAGCTGGAGTACGGCCCCGACGGGCTGGCGGGGTTTGTCCCGCGTTTGTTCTCGGCGGTGCAGGTCGGGGCCTCGGGTTTCGGGTCTCGGGATTCGGGGGGAGACGGCGCTGGGACGATCGGTGCGCAGGTCAACCGCGGCGCGGGGTCGATCGGGCTGAGCGACCGGCTGGCGTTTGTGGACAGGTTCGATGCCGGCGCGGAAGGGGTGCTGAGTCGGGCACGGGTCGTCGGGTTTGTCGAACGCGGCGGGGGAGTCACGCAGTCGTGCGCGGACATCGCGGTGTCTTCGTTCCCGGTGATGTTCGAAAAGCTCGTGGACTACCTGCGCTTTGTGGTGTCGGCGCAGGTGGCAGGCAACGGATACGACGATGTGGCAGGGGCGCTGGCGAAGAGCGATCGGCCGACGCATGCGGTGGTGGTGGCGGGGCTTGCGCCGGTCGATCCGCACCTTCGCGGGGCTCAGGCACGGCTTGAGGCGGGCGATATTTGTCACAGCATTGTCTATGACGACGCGGCCGCATCGCTGGAGGCGATCGCCCGAGCGCTGCGCGCGGGCGATATGCAGGGTGTGTTGAGCGCGGAGGGGGTGTCGTGGCTGCGGCAAGAGGTGGGAAATTGA